One Littorina saxatilis isolate snail1 linkage group LG10, US_GU_Lsax_2.0, whole genome shotgun sequence DNA window includes the following coding sequences:
- the LOC138979040 gene encoding LOW QUALITY PROTEIN: integumentary mucin A.1-like (The sequence of the model RefSeq protein was modified relative to this genomic sequence to represent the inferred CDS: substituted 35 bases at 35 genomic stop codons) yields MXTVPSMMXTVPSMXTVPSVXTVPSMXTVPSMMXTVPSVXTVPSMXTVPSMXTVPSVXTVPSMXTVPSVXTVPSMXTVPSMMXTVPSMXTVPSMXTVPSVXTVPSMXTVPSMXTVPSMXTVPSVXTVPSMMXTVPSMMXTVPSMXTVPSMXTVPSVXTVPSVXTVPSVXTVPSVXTVPSVXTVPSMXTVPSMXTVPSMXTVPSMXTVPSMXTVPSV; encoded by the coding sequence ATGTAAACTGTACCCTCAATGATGTAAACTGTACCCTCAATGTAAACTGTACCCTCAGTGTAAACTGTACCCTCAATGTAAACTGTACCCTCAATGATGTAAACTGTACCCTCAGTGTAAACTGTACCCTCAATGTAAACTGTACCCTCAATGTAAACTGTACCCTCAGTGTAAACTGTACCCTCAATGTAAACTGTACCCTCAGTGTAAACTGTACCCTCAATGTAAACTGTACCCTCAATGATGTAAACTGTACCCTCAATGTAAACTGTACCCTCAATGTAAACTGTACCCTCAGTGTAAACTGTACCCTCAATGTAAACTGTACCCTCAATGTAAACTGTACCCTCAATGTAAACTGTACCCTCAGTGTAAACTGTACCCTCAATGATGTAAACTGTACCCTCAATGATGTAAACTGTACCCTCAATGTAAACTGTACCCTCAATGTAAACTGTACCCTCAGTGTAAACTGTACCATCAGTGTAAACTGTACCCTCAGTGTAAACTGTACCCTCAGTGTAAACTGTACCCTCAGTGTAAACTGTACCCTCAATGTAAACTGTACCCTCAATGTAAACTGTACCCTCAATGTAAACTGTACCCTCAATGTAAACTGTACCCTCAATGTAAACTGTACCCTCAGTGTAA